The Candidatus Korarchaeota archaeon NZ13-K genome contains a region encoding:
- a CDS encoding radical SAM protein has translation MVHLRQLLRGEPSEVEVLADRARSLSGIGSIVWLLTYGCNLRCLHCYERGRSSDELSVEDSLRIMDKLEKAGRPLIFVSGGEPLVRREVLRMLEDLRARGFGVILSTNGTLIDRSVAERLPDLVKNVAIPLYGPEELHDAITRVKGSHGKVIESLRMLKGSVGLTLKTIASRRTVKHLDYLLGLISRYEVTTLYLCDLIPNPGMGDALSDAEWRKLMDELIRVLLDMDIEIDLGLHPSAAVYMMLKLGYAFPEIARRLSGRRLAREGYYIAIAPNGDALVSSYTPDLRLGNILKDELSDLVRKELFVRLRSSENLRGRCSRCPLRDSCGGSRVKAYLHSGDVLGEDPTCLVRDMVA, from the coding sequence GTGGTGCACCTGAGGCAGCTGCTCAGGGGTGAGCCCTCGGAGGTCGAGGTGCTCGCTGACAGGGCTAGGTCGCTCAGCGGGATCGGCTCCATAGTATGGCTCCTCACCTACGGATGCAACCTGAGGTGCCTCCACTGCTATGAGAGGGGAAGGTCTTCGGATGAATTGAGCGTTGAGGACTCCCTCAGGATCATGGACAAGCTGGAGAAGGCGGGGAGACCCCTCATATTCGTCTCAGGCGGGGAGCCCCTGGTCAGGAGGGAGGTCCTCCGGATGCTGGAGGATCTCAGGGCCAGGGGATTCGGGGTGATCCTAAGCACCAACGGGACGCTAATCGATCGATCGGTAGCTGAGAGACTACCGGATCTGGTGAAAAATGTTGCTATACCGCTTTACGGACCAGAGGAGCTCCATGATGCGATAACTCGGGTTAAGGGGAGTCATGGAAAGGTGATAGAGTCCTTACGCATGCTTAAGGGCTCCGTAGGACTCACCCTGAAGACCATAGCCTCTAGGAGAACGGTGAAGCATTTAGACTACCTACTCGGGCTGATCTCGAGGTACGAAGTCACCACGCTCTACCTCTGCGACCTGATACCGAATCCCGGGATGGGGGATGCGCTGAGCGATGCAGAGTGGAGGAAGCTCATGGACGAGCTCATTCGCGTACTTCTTGATATGGACATTGAGATAGATCTGGGCCTGCATCCATCTGCGGCTGTTTACATGATGCTCAAGTTGGGCTATGCATTCCCTGAGATCGCGAGGAGGCTGAGCGGTAGGAGGTTGGCCAGGGAGGGATATTACATCGCGATCGCGCCCAACGGGGACGCCCTGGTGAGCAGCTACACCCCCGATCTGAGGCTGGGGAACATACTGAAGGATGAGCTGAGTGATCTGGTGAGAAAAGAGCTCTTCGTGAGGCTCAGATCTTCCGAGAACCTCAGGGGTCGATGCTCCCGATGCCCCCTGAGGGACTCCTGCGGGGGCTCGAGGGTGAAGGCCTATCTGCACTCCGGTGATGTCCTGGGGGAGGATCCCACTTGCCTAGTGAGGGATATGGTAGCGTAG